The Cuculus canorus isolate bCucCan1 chromosome 10, bCucCan1.pri, whole genome shotgun sequence region CCAAATGATTTCCAAGTCCAGGACTGGCCTCAGAGGGTGGGTAAAGTGCACAGATGTGGCCCTCTCCCTTCTTAATGTCAGGAGATCCTCAGCATAACCCAGAGCATCACTCTGAATCCCCTGCAGCTCTAGCAAAGTGGGCTGTCTGTCTTTGGCCAGAGAAAGCATCTTTCGCCATCCCACCTCAGGGTCTAGATGAAAGCAGGGTGAGGATTTCAGTCACATGGGCACAAACTTCACACCAGGGATGGGATTCATCTCCCCTTCCACAGGGAGCTGGGAGTTCAGTGTTTGGGTCCCATTTGAGTCAAGAGAGACAGGCACTGCCAGAGCATAATTTAATGAATAATGTTTTCAAGCGGGATGAATCACCCCCTGCAACCACTTTTCTCTGCAACAGAGGGAGTTTGGATCAGCTGCGATTTATAGATAGCAAATGTACAGAGAGAGGAATCCCATCGCGAAAGCCTACCTCTTGCCTCACCCCACAGCCAGCACAAAATCCTACCCTCACTCTGCAAAGCAGCCAATCTGGAaacctccctttcctcctctcctgacTACCCAGGAATTAAAGGTCTAGCAATAACCAGGGAAATCATTTTCCAGCAGGTGCAAGTGCACCAAGAAGCCAAACCTTGCATCTGGCACCATTCACAGCAGTATCATGAATATTATTAGTAAGAGACCTAGCCATCCTAAcgatatatttatatatacaaaaatagATCCACAGAACTCTGCGTAAGGAGGTGACTGAGGGACGGCGATGGAGGAGCTGTGGATGGCAAGGTCTTGGAGGAAGCCGAAGGACACATTGCATATATTTCTAAATTCGCTTCCCTCTGCACTCACACACCTCAGAGGAGGGACAGGCAGGCAGAGCCAAGCACTCGGGCATCACCCCAGCTTCAAAGTCTCCTCGGGCGATGTCAGCAGGGTCACAACTGAGAGCTCCTGCCACCTCTTTGCAAGAGGAAATAGGGCTGAGTCCAGGACCATGAGGAGCTTCCCCAGTGGCAGCAATGGCTTGGGCTTATTATCATCACAGCAAGTGAACCATGAAGCACGGACATCAATTCAGGTTTCTTTCTGGTCTGCAGCTGGCCCAGCCCCAGGGCTTGGTTCAGCCCCATCTCCAGTTTGCCGCAGGCAGCCGCTGCCGCAGAACACCCTCAGTAGTGCCGGCAGGGTTTGCCTGTCAGTGTGATGCTGGTGGCGGTGTGACACGCCAGTGGGCGAAGGAAAGCAAGGCAAGGACTCAAAGACAACTTCTGCAGGGAGGGAAGGTCAGGCACCCACCTTTTGACACTTACTTCTGCTCTCAGTTTCCCTCCATCCcaaagcaggagctgcagaagcccctgctggagcatctcctcAGACAGCGAGAGCCAAGTGAGTGGCAGCTGCTGAGAGGCGGGATCAgggtattatttttaaagtgaattcAGTGCTGGTGGAAGGTACCAGATTGGGGTTCTTGGGGCTCGAGCACGGAGCCAGTACCTGTGGCATCTGCTCAGTGGTGGGATGGAGCCCTCCATCCTGCCAGGGTTTGTGCTCTGGAGGCAGCCCTTCAAGACATTGAGAAGTGAATGGCAATTTCAAACCAGCTTCTTGTTCTCAGCCAAATCCCAGAGGGGACCTTTCCCTCTCTGCAATCGGGCAGAAGCGAGTGGGCTGGGCTGCCTCCAATAGCTCCTTCCCCTGCCAGAAGGTTTCTACAGCATCCCAcactttcccttcctctttgagacagaaaaatacGATGCCACCTCATTTTGAAGCTCACTTGCTTCTACCAACGGCTTCCAAGCCCAGAGAAAAGCCACTGCCACTGGTGGAATCCTGCAGCACCCCAGCCCCTTGAGGAAAGCAGACCTACAGCTACGTGAGAGGAGAGAGGCCACCCACAAAAAGTGCTGGAGAGAGATAAAGAGAGAGACAAGGAGGTCTGGCTCCTGCAGGACTCTTGCACAGGAGATGCATCGATCTGCCTCTTCCTCACATCAGGAAGGACCACACCATGGGGCAGCAGCACCTCCTAAAACCCTCAGAGAGCAGAGTCCTTAGGACCCCTCAGGCTGCTCTTCCCTGCAGGACATGGCCAAGGAGGGCACCCGcacctctctctgcctctcctgagTGTGCAAAACCACCACTTTCCACCAGCTTGGTGCTAGCTCCTCAGGGCCTTCGTCCTCCCAAAGGCTGGGGAACCCCCAGTTCACCCGTCTCATTCCTGGGAGGTGATGGTGGGAAAGCGggagtgctgcagagcagagggagccaaaggaggagggggatggaggggagagggagaggaggaggaagaggagtaGAGCCGCTTCTCCCTGGGAGGGTCATACCGGCTTATCCAGCGTCTTGGAGAAAGGCGTGCCGCTGGAGGAGGAGATCTTTCTGCAGACCGTATTGGTGTGGCTCTGGCAGCGGCAGCCAGGTCGTTTCAGGCCATCATAGCCTCGCTGGCAAAGTTTGAGGCACCCCAGAGTAGGAAAGTAGCAGCAGAGGCAGGGcatgaggagagagaggaagctCATGGCAGCCCAGCGGGCACAGCAGGACCCCGGCCCACAGGAGCAGGGGTCATCAGCGCAGGTGTCCTCATCGTCGGTGGAGCAGTGGTAGAAGAGACCCTTGACGCAGCAGAGACAAGTCCCGTAGTCGAGGAGGCTCTCGGGGGAGCAGAGGCAGCGCTGGTTGCAGAGCCAGCAGGAGGGCAAGCTGCGGGCGGCCGTGCAGCGGGCGCACTTGCATCGCCCACACTCCTCGCAGATGAAGAGGTGGCCCGTGTGGAGGGTGGGCTTCTCCACCACCCCCTTCAGAGGTGACTCCTCCGGTTTCAGCTCGCCAGCCCGAGGCTGCATCCGGATGAGGGAATGCCCGGAGTGCGAGGGCGTCAGGCTGCTCAGGAGGCGCTGGTCCGAGGCGGTGGTGCTTTGGGAGACGGAACTGGCCGTGCTGGAATGGCTCATGTGTTGCTGCAAAGGGGGCATCTGGTGCTGTTGGCTGTGGCTATGGTGCAGGTCCTGGAAGGTGGAAGACGCCAGGCGGTCCTGGGACCACTCTTGCTTGTGTGGTGGCTGGGACAGGGAGGGGTTGGAAAGGGCTTGCTGGAAGCAGACAGCCGGTCTCTCCACGTAGTTGTTGCTGGCACGGATGGAGCGGATTTGGTCAATGGACAGGACCTGCTGGAAGTCCTCAGCAGGTGGGTCCATCGTCTCGTCACAACTGATTTCAGCCACACTGGAAGAGAGCTGCATTTCCAGGAGTGAGGAGACCCTGCGGCATCAGGGCACATCTAAAATTCCTAAAGGATGGGGCAGGAAGATagagaaaacatttgtgttACGTTTTATAGTGGATCCATCCATCCAAAGCAGGAAGCAAAGCCTGGCTGGAGAACTCCTAATAAAGTGATTTCCAACAACCAGAATCAAAGTACTTCTGTGCCTGAGGAGACTTGGGCTGGAGTGTCCAACAGACAAGGACTGTGAGATCTGTCCCTTGAACCACATGGGCACAGCACCTTCCCACGCCGTGGGAGCCTTCCAGAGGATTTCCCACCCCTTGCCAAACTGATGGACCCTGTCTTTCCTCAGTCTCCTTCCCCAGGAAAAGGTGCTGGCCCTCTCTAGAGGAGGGGAAACGTGAAGATGTGAATTATCCAGAGCCTGTGACAGAACGGCATCTCCTCCAGAGCAGGAGACTGTTTTGGGGATTCTCAGCACACTGCAAGCAGCATCCAAGTGCCATTCCCTGTACACACCAGCGACATGGGGATGGAAGGGATCTGAACACATTTGATGTCAGGCAGTAGCATCAACAAATTGCAACTAATGAGACACAGCCTACAGACTCCTTCAACCTTGGTCCATGCACAACCCAGCGACAGCCCAGGAACCAACTTAGCCCCATCCCAAACAATGAGAAGGAGAGGTTTCTCTTTAACCTTGGCACAAAGCTAAAGTGAAGCAAGGAATGTAGCCTTCCCAGCAGGCAAGCCCCGTCTTGCTCCTCGCACCAAGGCTGCCATGCTGCTGTTTTCAGGAAATGGCACTTTCTGAGGCTGCATTGGTGCCTGCTTTAGCCAGAAGGAAAGTCAGGACCATCCGAGGGCTGTGGGCTGCGTTGGAGAGGACCTCTGTGCTCCACAACTCCCCCCACCCTGGCAGGTTGGACACCAGCACCATTGCCGAACCCTTGGGCTGCCAGATATTGCTGTTGGCATCCAGGTGAAACCTCCACGAGGTGAGGAGAGTGGGGCTGTGACAGAGACGTGTCCTTTAGGACGAAAGGACAGGGAAACTTCACACCCACGCTGCCTGCAAAAAGTTGCTGCCCAGGAGGACAGAAGCCACGCGTTGCATGCCAGACCCCAGCAAAGAGCTTTCCTCCAGCGCTTCCAGCCTGGACTGCAATATCGGATACGTGCTTTCCATGCACGGCCAACTTCCCTGGGACAAAGCCATTCTCCTCTAGCAGATCAAATGAGCGATCCCTCAGTGACACAGATATTGTCACGGTGCCCGGGCCCGCAGGAAGGCTCTGTTTCAATAGGAAGCTCCCCGCCAGCGTTGCACATGGTCAGCAGCCCAGGCAGGCGGCAGCAGCGGAGGCTTTCAACTAGGTGAGGGGCCACAGGTAGAATCTGCTCATgcagcagagagaggcagaaggaagattGATTTTCATTAGCTAGGCTGACCTTGAAGAGCAGGGAAAAGTAAAGACAACTTACTTTGACTGTTCAAGCAAAATCCGGCCCCTCCCATCCCCCTCCAcggaaagaaaaggcaaaggatCTGCTTAGATTTGGGTTTTTCCTGTGTGTGGAGCCCACCTCCATATGATCTCAAGTGAGATGCTCTCCCCATCCAGGGAGATGCAAACAGGGAATGAGTCACTCTCCCAGGACACTCACAATTGATTTGGACACTGATTTGTTTAACAGAAATATCAAGGTGAATTAGGAGGGCGCGGATGACCCAGGGAAGGTTTTGCAAGCACGCTGCCAGGATGAGAGCAGGCCAAGGAGTCAAAACACCCACTGGTGAGCTGGGACCTGAGCTCCTCGTCTGACTAAAGCTCAAGGTGGTGACCTGAAGCCCCCGTGCACCATCTCAGCCAGCAGCCAGGAACATGCAGAGAGCAGCCTCAGTGGGTTCCCACATGCCTCATGACCCAGATCCCATCGTGGGGTGGGATTGTTCAGGTGACAATCCTGATTTACACCCGGGGGAGAGCTGCTCCGGGGtgtccaacccctctgccccgTGTGCTGGGGTTTGGCAGCACTTGGGCGTTAGGGCTCAGCCAGCGAGACTGCCATGAGGTTCTCGTGTGGGGTTGAACCGAGGTGTGACCCAAAGAGAGAGATCGAGGCAGCGGAGGGTCCTGCTGTGGTGGAGGCAGTGGAACTGGGAGATTAAGAGCCCCCAATGGGCAGACCCAATGGAAAGCATCCATTCCTCTATGCAAGACCTGGAGCTCGGGAGACCCAAGGAGACCCATGAGCCGCGCTTAGGCACAGGGAGATGCACAGGGGACACGGTGAGGAGGAACAAAGCCCCAGGGACAGTAGCCAGAGAGAGGAGCTGACAGTTGGGCCACACAGTGTGTTGCAACCTGGACACTTAGGATCTGAGTCcaggaactggacacagcatcCCAGGCAAGACAGGTCCTGGGAGGACCCCAGCACTGAACTGGAGCCCAAAGGCTCCTAGACCCATGATCCCCAGGCACAGGGGTGACGCACGGATCCAGACTTGCTGGCTGTGGGAGGTAGAGGTCTCTCTGGGACCCAACTGGATGCGAGCCAGAAGATGTGTGGGCCCTCCAGTCCAGTGGGATGAGGGGAAGAGGGATTGAATGACCAGAGCTGGCACCCAGCTCCTGTCCCCTCGCCCCAGAGAGAGCCCAGTGCCCCTGACTCACTCCCAGCCCTCCTTGCTCCAGCCTAATCCTGGGGTTGCAACGAGTCCATACCCCGACCCCATCGCTCCAACCATCCCTGATGCACTGCTATACCTCTCCCTGCCTACCTGCCCAGCTGGGGGGACAGGGGCAGCGTgtccccagcctcctcctcctcacatcCTGCCTGCAAGGCAGGCATGCCAGCCCCGGAAACCCGCTGAGCTTGATGGTCACCAAACATATAAAGTTCGTGTGATAATGGGCTAAAGGAGGCATTGTAAAAGCAAATGATTTACAGGTTGGAGGTGGCTGCAAGCAGGGATGAGCTACACAAAGCAGCCAGGTGAGAGAAAAGGGCTTTTTCCCTCCGGAGGGACGCCCTCACTCTGGTCCAGGTACTGTGGGATGGAGCAGGGCCATGGCAGGAGGCTGATCCCCCAGTCCTGCTCTGCACGGATCCCACACATGGCCTGGATCCAGGCTGCAGCCCCCATGCACAGCCCCAATGGGTGTTggctcccccagcccagcaggcaACAGCCCATGTATGGATCGGATTCAGATCAGTctggcagcccccagcccaccAGGAGACACAGCCCACGTGTGGCTCAGatctgcagcccccagccccactgggTGACAAAGCCCATGGGTAGCTCACATCtacagcccccagccccaccggGTGACACAGCCCACGCATGGCTTGGATccacagcccccagccccaccaggtGACACAGCCCACGCGTGGCTTGGATccacagcccccagccccaccggGTGACACAGCCCACGTGTGATTTGGATCCGCAGCCCCGAGCCCCACTGTTTGACACAACCCACGCGTGGCTCGGATCCAGAGCTGTCTCACAGACCCCAGCCCCACCGTTCGACACAACCCACGCGTGGCTCGGATCCGGAGCAGCCCACGGCTCCACAGTGTGACAGCCCACACATGGCTCAGATCCAAACCTaaaccagcagccccagccccatggGGTGACACAGCCCATGCGCTGCCAGCACCTCCAAACATCACCGTGCACGCAGCTTGTCCGTCTTCAAGGACTCCCCAGCCCCGCTGTGCACACACCCCACGCATGACGCTCACTCACACCTAGCCCCTCCACGTACACTGCATGCATGTCCAGGACCCCCATCCCACTGCATGTGTGTGCCCTGGAACCCCAGTTTCACTGCATGCTCACAGCGGGTGTGCATCCAGGAATCCCCTCAGCAAACAGGCCACGTGTGCCTCACACCCCCTTACCTTCCACCAACAACCCACGAGTGTGCATGGCTCTCTGTCCCACCACAAACAGCCCAGGCATGCCCAACGCCCCTTCCAAACAGCCCACGTGTGCCCAGGGCCTGGGTCCCATCAGCCAACACCCCATTTGTGCCCAGGACCCCCTTGCAAACACTCCGCGTGTGTCCAGGACCCCCTCACAGCTTGCAAGCAGCCCACAGGGGCCCCAGACATGCGTCCCATCAGCCAACAGCCCACTTATGCCCAGGACTTCCTTACAAACAGTTCACGAGTGTGTGTCCCCTGTTGCCTACCCCATGTGTGTCCCCCTTGCTGCCtacgtgtccctgcccactgcccACCCCACGCGTGTCCCTCCGCACTGCCCAccccctctgtgtcccctccacTGCCCACTCCCACGCGTGCCCCTGCACTGCCCAACCCACCAGTGTCCCCCGCTGTCCTTCCGGACACATGTGTCCCCTGCTGCCCACCCCACGCGTACCCAAGACCCCCATCCAACTGGCAAACCTCCCACGTGTGGCCAGGACCCCCTGACAAACAGCCCACGCGTGTTGCCCCTGCCCTGCCGAGCACCCGGCACCGTCCTGCACCCCCACTGCCCACCCCACACGTGCCCACCTCCCCACCACTGACACCGCGCGTGTCCCCCAAGCTGCCAACCTACATGTACCCAGGACCCCCTCACGCATGTCCTCCTGTCACCTGCCCCATGTGCACGTCCCAACCCCTGCACGTCCCCCCACACGTCCCAACCCCTGCACGTCCCCCCACAcgtcccccctgccccacacccagCATCACCTTGCAGCCCCACTGCCCCCTGACGTGTGTCCCCCCTGCTGCCCACCTTACGCTTGCCGAAGACCCCTGTCCCACCAGCAAACACCCCATACATGCCCAGGACACCATCACAAACACCCCACTCATGTCCCCCCCCACCGTCCACCCCACACGTGCTGCCCGGCGCCCCACTCCtagcagccctgctgcctccccACCTCTGCCTCCCTACTTGTGtccctctgccactgcccactCCACGCGTGCCCAGGACCCCCTCACAAACCCCCTACTCGTGTACCCCCGTCGCTGCCCACCCCACACGCCCCCCTTGTGCCGTCCCGCATCCCCCTGCCCACCCCACTCGTGTCCCCCTGCTCACCCCACACCCTTCCCCAGATGCCCCACACCCACTGCTATCCTGCATCCCCACCGCCAACCCCACACGTGTCCCTAACACCGGCCGCCCCACGTGTGCCCAGGACCCCCTCACAAACCCCCGACTCGtgtccccccactgccccacaCCCAGTGCCGATCcacaccccctctgccccccactCGTGCTCCCCTTCCCCAAACCCCACACCGTCCCGCATCCCCGCTGCCCCCCAACTCTTGTCCCCCCATCGCTGCCCACCCCGTGCCCCTCTTCCCCGCACTCAGCACCGTCTCATAgcccccctgccctccccactCGTGTCCCCCTGCCCGCCCCCTTTGCCCCGCACTGTCCCGCATCCCCCCCGCCCCATATTCGTGCCCCGCGCCCCACACTCACTTCGCCGCGGGTCCATCGGGGACGGGGGGCAGGGGGGCTCGGTGCGCTGGGGcagggtctgtggggcagggctgggggctcgCTGGGGcagggtctgtggggcagagctgggggatctgtggggcagggctgggggatctgtggggcagggctgggggctcgGTGGGGcggggtctgtggggcagggctgggggctcgGTGGGGcagggtctgtggggcagggctgggggctcggtggggcagggctgggggctcgGTGCCGGCGCTGCGCGGGGGCAGCGCGGAGGAGGGGAGCGAGGGAGGGATTTATCGGTGCCCGCGAGCATCTCTCGCTCTCCCTCTCCCCGCCGCTCGCTTTCCCGGAGCTGGAGCTCTTAACGCTTACCTAAGTGGCGTCATCCAGCAGAAATGGACCCGGCCCATTAGCGGTCCCCAGCGAGCCCGGGCATCCGCTGCCCCGGTAATGACTGCGGCGGAGCCCTGCGCCGGTGTGATCCCCGGCACACCCGGGACAGCCCACCCGCGACCCACCAACCCCCGGGGCACCGTGTCACCCCCCGGGACAGCCCACCTGGAGAC contains the following coding sequences:
- the SPRY3 gene encoding protein sprouty homolog 3, with product MQLSSSVAEISCDETMDPPAEDFQQVLSIDQIRSIRASNNYVERPAVCFQQALSNPSLSQPPHKQEWSQDRLASSTFQDLHHSHSQQHQMPPLQQHMSHSSTASSVSQSTTASDQRLLSSLTPSHSGHSLIRMQPRAGELKPEESPLKGVVEKPTLHTGHLFICEECGRCKCARCTAARSLPSCWLCNQRCLCSPESLLDYGTCLCCVKGLFYHCSTDDEDTCADDPCSCGPGSCCARWAAMSFLSLLMPCLCCYFPTLGCLKLCQRGYDGLKRPGCRCQSHTNTVCRKISSSSGTPFSKTLDKPV